The proteins below are encoded in one region of Microbispora sp. NBC_01189:
- a CDS encoding MFS transporter: MDTQVSGPPRVSYRTLLIPRARRRLVLTGALSRLPLAGAGVAIVLAAGGATHSYGLAGTASALYVIAASVMAPLHARRMDRMGQRRVLLIAGTAQAAAFACLMLACRTSGWWQVPGIIAAAAVAGAAQVDIGSAVRARWAHAVPDRVSQQTAFLLESVVDELMFVLAPMAITAVTAARSWAAPAVVLLGPAVGWLLLAGQSGTAPPPLGKRGAHPAGRRPITMAGSRALVAAFVGIGAYLGSIEILLVALAGAGGEPYWAGYALAAWALGSASAALLAGPLLGRLAPERVFVPAMAWMTGCGLLLPLAGAKLPLVGACFLAGIGAAPSLSSGFSLLGRRTAGASEGMSWASSGMGAGTTVGAFSGGWLADRTGSGAAFWLCVVFGAAALTIAWRATSGSDAGPAAQPPA, translated from the coding sequence ATGGACACACAGGTCTCCGGCCCCCCACGCGTCAGCTACCGCACTCTCCTGATCCCTCGCGCCCGGCGACGGCTGGTCCTCACCGGCGCGCTCTCCCGCCTGCCGCTCGCGGGGGCGGGCGTGGCGATCGTCCTCGCCGCGGGCGGCGCCACGCACTCCTACGGCCTCGCCGGCACGGCCTCGGCGCTGTACGTGATCGCCGCGTCCGTCATGGCCCCCCTGCACGCCCGGCGGATGGACCGGATGGGCCAGCGCCGGGTGCTGCTCATCGCCGGCACCGCCCAGGCCGCCGCCTTCGCCTGCCTGATGCTGGCCTGCCGCACGTCCGGATGGTGGCAGGTACCGGGGATCATCGCGGCCGCGGCGGTGGCCGGCGCCGCCCAGGTCGACATCGGATCCGCGGTGCGGGCCCGATGGGCGCACGCCGTGCCGGACCGCGTCTCCCAGCAGACGGCCTTCCTCCTCGAATCCGTGGTCGATGAGCTGATGTTCGTTCTCGCGCCCATGGCCATCACCGCCGTCACCGCCGCGCGGAGCTGGGCCGCGCCCGCGGTGGTCCTGCTCGGTCCGGCCGTGGGGTGGCTGCTGCTGGCCGGCCAGTCCGGCACGGCGCCCCCTCCTCTCGGAAAGCGTGGCGCCCACCCGGCGGGCCGGCGTCCCATCACCATGGCCGGTTCGCGCGCCCTCGTCGCCGCCTTCGTGGGCATCGGCGCGTACCTCGGCTCGATCGAGATCCTTCTCGTCGCCCTCGCCGGCGCCGGCGGAGAGCCGTACTGGGCCGGTTACGCGCTGGCGGCCTGGGCCCTCGGCAGCGCGTCGGCGGCCCTGCTGGCCGGGCCCCTGCTCGGCCGCCTGGCCCCCGAACGGGTCTTCGTGCCCGCTATGGCCTGGATGACCGGTTGCGGCCTGCTCCTGCCCCTGGCCGGTGCGAAGCTGCCGCTGGTGGGCGCCTGTTTCCTCGCCGGGATCGGCGCGGCCCCCTCCCTCAGCTCCGGTTTCTCCCTCCTGGGCCGCCGGACCGCGGGCGCTTCGGAAGGGATGAGCTGGGCCTCGTCGGGGATGGGCGCGGGCACCACCGTCGGTGCGTTCAGCGGGGGCTGGCTGGCGGACCGGACGGGCAGCGGGGCGGCCTTCTGGCTGTGCGTGGTCTTCGGCGCGGCGGCCCTGACGATCGCCTGGCGGGCCACGTCGGGGAGTGACGCGGGCCCGGCCGCCCAGCCGCCGGCCTGA